ACGAGTTATCCAGTAAGTATTTCTCATATTTCAAGTAAGATTCAAACTCCTTACAGTGTCTTTTAGTAAATTTTAAAGTTATGGATTGAATTAATTGAGCTAATTAAccatctatatatattataataatgtatgaATAGAGAGGGAGCATTGTAGAGTCAGAAAGGAGGGGTGAGCATGATTTACAGTAtatatcattttgatttttgacaGCTCATGCTTTTTAACCAGATGCgtgctgttgttgttgtatcCATCCTTGATTTAAACTTGGGTTTTGGTTTAGAGAGATTATAGTTGACTTGAATACGGGAATCCCAAAGGGCTTCATGGTGGGGCCGCCCGCTGTTTTGTGAATAGGCAGAATCTTCCATCCTTGAATAGGCAGCTCTGAGAGAATCATCATTCATCAGAGTTTGGTAACAACTAAGAATAGCCTAAGAAGAGAGTGTTTAGGGACACCACAGTTCTTGCCCAGAGCCCACATCATTTGTTGCTCATGTTCCTCCTGCTCAGACAACCACAACAAAATTCCTGGGtatttatttcaatatatatttatatttatatatactgctTAAATAAAAAGCAAGAAAATACCCATCCTGGGAATTGGAATATCCAAGAATCTTTTTGTTTGTACGGAGGTTactcttctttcctttttttcctattttgtcTGGGTTTCTCTTTGTTTCTGATGTTTTTTTTGTGTGGGTAATCTTGTTATGGTTGAATGGATTTCTTCTCCTTTTCATTCCCACCATAAAGCATCATTAGCTAGTTGAGAATGCTTGTATTCATTTTGGTATCTATTCAATGTTTTCACCTCTCTAACATAGGAATCTTGCATCTTTAAAGAGCTATAAGGGGTAGTTTTGGAGTAATAggtaaattatttctcttattagAGATCCAACTTGAAGGAGGAATATATTGGGTCCTGTTTCAGACTACTTGATATCTAATATTCAATACCAAAAGTTCCTTCTTTTATTGCATTTTTAGGGAGCTTTTTGCCCAATATGCTTGCTTGTGTTCACCAGAGATGCTTAATTGGAGCTTTTTTGTGTTCTTTCTTTTGGGcagattttcttttcaaaagttTGGTGCTTTCTTCTTTTCAATTAGCTATTGTCTGGCCAAGAACAGAACACATCATAATGAGAATTTGAGGAAATTAGCATTTTAGGCAATGGATGAGAGTGTTTTCCCTTCTTCTATTGTGCTGAATACAACATCTGATTCCTCCTTCATGGATTTGGATGATCTGTTATTAGAGGGGTGTTGGTTGGAGACGACCGATGGATCTGAATTCTTTCAGCATAGCCCCTTCAATCCCAATGCGCTTTTCGAGCCTTCCTATATGTTGCCACATTTAGAACCCAACAATGGTGAATTGATTGAGGGCGTATCGAAGGAAAGTGAGGTAGAAAGGAAGAAGTCTTCTCTGCCTGAGAATTTATCGGCAAGCCAATATCAAGGAGTTCAGTGTTTTGGTCAGAATGACAGTAATGCTGTCTGCTCTTCAGGACTAGTTGAAAGCCCGGAGCTGAGCAGGAGATGGTGGATTGGACCGAAGGCTACAACCTCGGTAATGGCCAGGTTGATTCAGGCGCTTGGGTATATCAAAGACTTCTCTAGAGATAAGGATATGCTTATCCAAATATGGGTTCCAGTAAACCGGGATGGTAGGCGTGTGCTTGTTACTGGTGACCAACCTTTCCAGCTAGACCTTAAGTGCCCGAGGCTCGCCCACTACAGAGACATCTCCATTGACTATGAGTTCCCCGTCGAGGAGGATTCACAGGAAAATGTTGGGCTGCCAGGGCGCGTGTTTTTGGGTAAAGTACCCGAGTGGACTCCTGATGTTCAGCTTTTCAAGAGGGAAGAGTACCCGCGAGTTGGCCATGCACAGCGCTATGATGTTAGGGGCACCTTTGCCGTTCCAGTTTTTGATCAAGGAAGTCGTACTTGTTTAGGTGTCATTGAAGTTGTGTTAACCACACAGAAGGTCAAGTACCGCCATGAGCTTGATAGCGTCTGCAAAGCTCTTGAGGTTTGTAATCTAGTTCTATATATCACTTATGCTCGACTCTTCTATTTCTCATTCATTATGATTTGTGAAACTTTGAATTTTAGACTAGCCAaatgaattatatattcaaGTTTGACTCTCCATGGGAGCTGTCTATTGACCTTCTCGATTTAAGCCAGTCAGCTaggggcaacctaggctggttttacctccttgtggtcctttgctggtTAAGGCCACAAGGCGACTTCACCTAGAGTGCACATTCGGGTAGCAGCTGCATGCTTTCCTGTAAATCAAAGAATGAATTATATAGGGACTAAATCggttatttatattttgatcataatttttttcaagttaTATTAACTAAATGAAACATTACTATATCTGTGTTTCACAAGAGCAGCTTTAAATTCAATATATTCATGCTTGATAAAAAGTAACATTACTAGAAGAAGAGAAAACAGTGCTTTTTGGCTTGAAATCTGTCATTTTTATTATCTTGCATTGACCTCCAAATTGAATTGCAGGAGGTTGATCTCAGGGGTTCTAAAATCTCAAACGTGAGGAATGCGAAGGTAAAGTGGATGAAATCTGCGAAACAGTACTATTTAATTACGAATTATTTCTTGAACATAATATGCTGTCTACTCTTATCTTATCAGACATGCGATAGCTATCAAGTGGTGTTACCCGAAATTCTCGAGGTTTTGAAATCTGCTTGTGCAACTCATAAACTGCCACTAGCTCAGACTTGGGTCCCGTGTGTCCAACAAGGCAAAGAGGGCCTCCGTCACTCCGATGAGAACCTTCTGCGTTGCGTTTCCACAGTGGATTCCGCTTGCTACATTGCTGATCCCCGTATACAGGGCTTCCACGAAGCTTGCTCCGAGCACCACTTGCTAAAAGGCCTAGGCGTTGTCGGGAGGGCATTCATGACTAATCAACCGTGCTTTTCAGCTGACATAACATCTTTCAGCAAGACGGAGTACCCCCTCTCCCACTACGCGAGGATATTTTCGCTACAAGCTGCTGTGGCTATTCGTCTCCGGAGTACCTGCACTGGCTCAACAGACTTCGTCTTGGAGTTCTTTTTACCCCGAGATTGCAAGAGTCCCGAAGAACACAAAAGAATGCTAACGTCACTATCCATCATTATACAAAACGTTTGCCAGACCTTACGAGTTGTGACTGAGCAAGAGTTGGAGGAAGAAACTACTTCTCTTTCCAGTAAAGCAGCAAAAAATTCTGATATTAGAATTAATAAAGAAGTTCCGAATCTGAAATATAATTCATCCGTCGGGCCTTGTGAAGAAGGTTGTTCCTGGACTTCCAGTCCTACACTCGTCCAAGAGAGTTGCATGACTGCTTCAGCATTCCAGAACGAAAAGGCAAGTGAACTCTTGTACAAAAGATTGCCGGAGTTTAGGCAGCAGCTACCTGAATTTGTGTCGGGATCAGGCCTTTCCTTCGACAGTACTTCTGGGGAGGGGAGCGCTCAGAATTTGGGTAGAGCGGGAGATAAAAAGCGTATGAAGGCAGAGAAAACAATTACGTTGCAGATTCTTCAGCAATACTTTGCTGGTAGCCTAAAAGATGCTGCAAAGAGTCTTGGTGGTAAGCATTCGTCTTTAAACTACATAAAAGCAATCACGTTTTTATATATGACTTCATTTGACTATTTGAGGTGTTTATGCCCCTGTGCTCCATTGATTGTTTTCAATGGGCATTCATCGTTTCAGACTAATGCCtgatttagtcatcgactatagtagtttttctcaatttagtcctaaacgcttttttgtacttaattgagTCCTTAACTTCGATGGTTTTGCCCAATTGAATCCTCTGTTAGGATATGTTGGTAATTTCCCATctattaatacccaatttagtcttcgactattgtggttttacccaatttagccATCAGTTATAGtctcaattaggtaaaatcatTGAAGTCCAGGAcctaattaagtacaaaaagacgtttaggactaaatcgagaaaaaccacTACAGTCAGAACTAAATTGGGTATAAACTCCTTTTTTTTCCACTTGTGCTGTAATCTacttcattttcttcattctcATGATCTCTGCTTTGTCCTCAGTTTGTCCTACCACCCTGAAGAGGATATGCAGACAGCACGGAATCAAGCGATGGCCTTCTCGAAAGATCAAGAAGGTTGGTCACTCCTTACAAAAGATTCGACGAGTGATTGACTCAGTCCAAGGTGCCTCGGGTGCTTTGCAAATCGAAACTTTCTATTCAAACTTCCCAGAACTGGCATCTCCAAATGTCTCGAGATCAAATCCAACATCAGATGAACAGC
This region of Ipomoea triloba cultivar NCNSP0323 chromosome 15, ASM357664v1 genomic DNA includes:
- the LOC116006661 gene encoding protein NLP5-like isoform X1, with translation MDESVFPSSIVLNTTSDSSFMDLDDLLLEGCWLETTDGSEFFQHSPFNPNALFEPSYMLPHLEPNNGELIEGVSKESEVERKKSSLPENLSASQYQGVQCFGQNDSNAVCSSGLVESPELSRRWWIGPKATTSVMARLIQALGYIKDFSRDKDMLIQIWVPVNRDGRRVLVTGDQPFQLDLKCPRLAHYRDISIDYEFPVEEDSQENVGLPGRVFLGKVPEWTPDVQLFKREEYPRVGHAQRYDVRGTFAVPVFDQGSRTCLGVIEVVLTTQKVKYRHELDSVCKALEEVDLRGSKISNVRNAKTCDSYQVVLPEILEVLKSACATHKLPLAQTWVPCVQQGKEGLRHSDENLLRCVSTVDSACYIADPRIQGFHEACSEHHLLKGLGVVGRAFMTNQPCFSADITSFSKTEYPLSHYARIFSLQAAVAIRLRSTCTGSTDFVLEFFLPRDCKSPEEHKRMLTSLSIIIQNVCQTLRVVTEQELEEETTSLSSKAAKNSDIRINKEVPNLKYNSSVGPCEEGCSWTSSPTLVQESCMTASAFQNEKASELLYKRLPEFRQQLPEFVSGSGLSFDSTSGEGSAQNLGRAGDKKRMKAEKTITLQILQQYFAGSLKDAAKSLGVCPTTLKRICRQHGIKRWPSRKIKKVGHSLQKIRRVIDSVQGASGALQIETFYSNFPELASPNVSRSNPTSDEQHPSLLNRQNEGENVCPNGSASKSPSSSCSQSSSSSQCCSSGTQPSPCTLHAAAAPETVREESVNGVVKRVKSNAELLVSNDGLTTTLPRSQSHASLSEHPKSECLPPTKDGPRVKVTFGEEKIRFRLQNHWGYQDLVKEIARRFGIDDPRGFQLKYLDDDLEWVLLTCDADLEECIDVCRASQNQTIRLAFLCNSQHQFGSSLGTKNPSGISMVFS
- the LOC116006661 gene encoding protein NLP5-like isoform X2, with protein sequence MDESVFPSSIVLNTTSDSSFMDLDDLLLEGCWLETTDGSEFFQHSPFNPNALFEPSYMLPHLEPNNGELIEGVSKESEVERKKSSLPENLSASQYQGVQCFGQNDSNAVCSSGLVESPELSRRWWIGPKATTSVMARLIQALGYIKDFSRDKDMLIQIWVPVNRDGRRVLVTGDQPFQLDLKCPRLAHYRDISIDYEFPVEEDSQENVGLPGRVFLGKVPEWTPDVQLFKREEYPRVGHAQRYDVRGTFAVPVFDQGSRTCLGVIEVVLTTQKVKYRHELDSVCKALETCDSYQVVLPEILEVLKSACATHKLPLAQTWVPCVQQGKEGLRHSDENLLRCVSTVDSACYIADPRIQGFHEACSEHHLLKGLGVVGRAFMTNQPCFSADITSFSKTEYPLSHYARIFSLQAAVAIRLRSTCTGSTDFVLEFFLPRDCKSPEEHKRMLTSLSIIIQNVCQTLRVVTEQELEEETTSLSSKAAKNSDIRINKEVPNLKYNSSVGPCEEGCSWTSSPTLVQESCMTASAFQNEKASELLYKRLPEFRQQLPEFVSGSGLSFDSTSGEGSAQNLGRAGDKKRMKAEKTITLQILQQYFAGSLKDAAKSLGVCPTTLKRICRQHGIKRWPSRKIKKVGHSLQKIRRVIDSVQGASGALQIETFYSNFPELASPNVSRSNPTSDEQHPSLLNRQNEGENVCPNGSASKSPSSSCSQSSSSSQCCSSGTQPSPCTLHAAAAPETVREESVNGVVKRVKSNAELLVSNDGLTTTLPRSQSHASLSEHPKSECLPPTKDGPRVKVTFGEEKIRFRLQNHWGYQDLVKEIARRFGIDDPRGFQLKYLDDDLEWVLLTCDADLEECIDVCRASQNQTIRLAFLCNSQHQFGSSLGTKNPSGISMVFS